A stretch of DNA from Cytobacillus luteolus:
TGCTATAGGTGTCTATACAAAGGATATTGAATGCCTTACAAGTTATATATCTCGCCTTTGTGAATTGCATAATATTACTGTAGGTGTTTTTGTTGAAAAAGTAATCTTCCCTCAAACTCCAAAACAAAAGTTACTTTCAAAAACAGGTAATCACTTTGGTAAAAAGTCGGCTGCATTAAATAATTCGCATGCTTCTGCAAAAGAAATAGTCAGGATAATAAAGATATTGACAGGAAATAAAATTGTTAACTTACTAACACTAGTAGACTATAATTCGGTATTTTCTAAATTTGAGCTAGATGGGGTAAAAAAATGGTGTCCTCGCTGTCTGGAGGATTGGGAAAAGTCTCGTGAACCTCTGTATTCGAAGTTATTATGGTGTTTTAAGGAAGTTAAGGTTTGTATAGAACATAGGTGTATGTTACTCTCAAGTTGTTTTAAATGCGATACTCTTCAATTACCTATTCATGCAAAAGGGCGAGAAGGATATTGTCAAAAGTGCCAAGTATTTCTGGGAGAAGGAGCGGCAAACTCTCTTACTAAAGAAGATGATTGTTTTCTATGGAATGAATGGCTTGTAAAGAACATTGGTGAACTAATATCTTTAGACACTATGGAAAGAAAAGTCATTAAAAACAACAAAGACTCAATTCATACATTTCTTAATGAAATAAAGGAAAGAACTGGATTAACTAAAAATTTAATTGCCAAGGAGGGGAAATTTGACCCAGGGAATTTTTGTTACTGGCAAAGAGGTGAAACCAAACCTAGTTTATTAAGTCTTTCAAGGTTGTGTTATATGACTAACACATCTCTCTTGGATTATTTTACAGAACAATACCTATTGAAACCACCATTGAAGAGATTACCAAAGTACTTAGAATCCCCCAAAAACGTAAATAAGAGTAAATATAAGGATGAAGAGTTGAAAAAAATTCTTAAAATTATAATCGCGGAGAATGTTTCTGAACCACCCTCACTATCACAAGTGGCAAGGTCATTGGGTTATAAAAAACCTGAAACTATTAAACTTAGGTTCCCTCAAGAGTGCGATATAATAATAGATAGATACCAGTCACATAGGGCTAAAGCGACTAAAGAAAAGAGAATAAACATAAAAAATGATATACGGAGAACTATATTGGAACTAATTGATCAGAATATATATCCATCATATACAAGTGTTGGTGAATCACTAAAAAATCCATCTCTATTTAGGAATAATATCTACAAAGAAATGGTTAAGGAAATTTTTAATGAGCTAAATATCATTCCAAGACCAAGATATTATGGTGGATCTAGGAGCATGAATTAATCTTAATAAAGTTTAAATGAATAATAAGTATGGAATCCAATCGAGAGGACATACTTATTATTCGTTTAACAACCAAAGTTATGAATTATTTCTGAAGGATGGAATCTTTATGTAACATCTAACTTACCCAAATTACTGCCTAAAATAAAATAATGGTTCCATATTATTGCCTAAAGTACAAAGTTAGGTGAGTTTTTGGAAACGTAGTGTATGTTATTTTGCTAAAAAACAATGAAGTTTAGGAATTTATGATACAGGCATCTCTTGCAACATAAGGGTTGGCAATATTATGGGTAATAAAATGGCAAAAATATAGTTCAAGTGACATCTTTTTTAGATTTGGAAAAATTTATCTTCGAAACTTAGTTTTTTTCTTAAACTTTCCACACTATACTTGCCATTACGCGGAGTGACCTTCTCGTAATTATCCAATATCCACAAAGCTCTATTTCTCTTTTTATCAACTCTAAGATAGACGGATATATTCTTAAGAATGTATAACACCATTTCTTTGTTTTTAATAGTTAAAGTGAAGGAATCCTTATGGCGCTCAGGGTTGTAATTTTTCTTACTCGAAATGGCTCCTCCAGTTAAACTCTGAATATAAAGTAATAGCTCACAATCGGTTGATGCAATTGTTATACAAGGTCTACGATGTTCACATTTATGTATTCTAGTAAGTGTTATCGTTCCTTCACCGTCAATTATCCCTGCTAAATATGCTGCCTACCAATTCTGCATCTTAAACACATCCTCACTATTATCATTAAAAGTGGAACAAATGTTCTTGTATTGATTATACTTCTACTACATGGAAATTTCTATTTCATTTTTTTAATACTTTTTTAATAATTTCATAATCCGCTTATAAGACCTCCTGGGCATAATAGCCTTAGATAACAAGGGAGGGATTAGGATGAACAAACAAACTGTGGTCGAGTTGATAAATGTTAAAAAACGAATTGGAAAAAGTGAGATTATTAAAGGCATTTCACTTAAGGTGTATCCAGGAGAAGTATTTGGTTTTTTAGGGTCAAATGGCGCTGGTAAAACAACAACGATTAGAATGATGGTCGGTTTAATGGATATAACAGAGGGAGAGATTTTGATAAATGATTTAAGTATCAAGAGCAACTTCGAAAAAGCGATAGCTCATGTAGGAGGAATCATTGAAAATCCTGAAATGTATAAATTTATGTCTGGATACGATAATCTTGTTCATTACGCTAGAATGGCACCGACTAGGATATCACAAGAACGAATGAATGAAATTGTAAACCTAGTGGGACTGGAAAAAAGCATTATGAAGAAAGTTGGAAGCTACTCATTGGGGATGCGTCAAAGATTAGGGCTAGCTCAAGCTCTTCTCCATTCGCCTAAACTTTTAATTTTGGATGAGCCTACTAATGGACTAGATCCAGCGGGTATAAGAGAGATTCGAAATTACATCAGACGCATTGCTCATGAGGAAAACATAGCTGTGTTTGTCTCAAGTCACCTTTTATCAGAAATGCAATTGATGTGTGACCGCATCGGAATTATACAGCATGGAAAGTTAATTAGTGTTGAAACTGTTGGGGATTTCGTAGGTTCTTCGGTAAAGGAGAACACAAGTTTTTACGTAAAAGAAGTGAAAAAGGCAGCGGAAATCATTAAGTCAAACTTTGAAAAATTGGATGTGAAAAAAGGACAAGACTTTGTTAGCTTAACGGTCGAAAAGGATCAAATAGCAGATATAAATGAGGTATTGGTAAAAAACAATATCAAGGTCTATGGAATCACATCGACCCAAACAACCTTAGAGGAAAAGTTCTTAGAAATAACGGAGGGGAAATAGATGACGACATTACTGAATTTGATAAGAAATGAAAACATGAAGCTGTATAAACGAACAGGAACATGGGTAATGGTTGGAATCATTGTGTTAGTTGTTTTAGGCTTGGGTTTATTTTCGAAGTTTGTTTTAGATTCAACGATTAATACAAACTGGAAAGAGGAACTAATTGCGGAAAATGAACAATTACAACAAACTGTTGCTGCAAGCCCATTAATGGGAGTTGGTGAGAATTACGTAAAGCAACAGATTGAAATCAATAATTATCGAATTGAAAACGATATTCCTCCAGTTCATTCCGAATCATTATGGGGTTTCATGATTGATACAACAAACTTTACAGGATTGGCTGCATTATTTACGATTGTTATTGCTGCAGGGATTGTAGCTAGTGAATTTTCATGGGGAACAATTAAGCTACTATTAATAAGACCAGTAAGTCGCTCAAAAGTTCTGTTATCAAAGTATATATCAACCCTTTTATTTGCATTTTTTAACTTAGGCTTATTATTTGGTTTCTCATTTATTGTTGGTAGTTTGTTGTTTGGTTTTGAAGGAGCTGAACAACCCTATTTAGTTTATACTGATGGTACAGTGATTGAAAAGAATATGATTACCCATATTATTAGTCTCTTAGGCATCAATAGTATCGACCTTCTTATGATGGCAACATTGGCCTTTATGATCTCAACTGTGTTTCGTAGTAGCTCCTTGGCTATTGGTATTTCAATTTTTCTAATGTTTACTGGACCTCAAATCGTACAATTATTAAGTAAGTATGAGTGGGTTAAGTATGTTTTATTTGCCAATACTAATTTTCAACAGTATTTTAACGGGATTCCATTGGTAGAGGGGATGAGCATTACCTTCTCTATTATTGTATTATGTGTATACTATGTTGGCTTCATTGCACTTACATGGATTATCTTTAAAAAGCGTGATGTAGCAGCATAAAATGAACAAAGGCGGTCTTTATGGATAATGAAAAAATACTAATTGTAGAAGATGAAATAGAACTTGGGGAGCTAGTAAGAGATTACCTGTTAGTAGAAGGCTATCAGGTAATACTTGCCCATGATGGGGAGGAAGGAATTCGAAAGTTTCACGAAAATCAACCGATCATGGCAGTCCTTGATATTATGCTCCCAAAACTTGATGGGATTGAGATTTGTCGTAGGATCAGGCAAGAATCTACTATTCCCATTCTAATGATGAGTGCAAAGAAAAGTGAAACAGATAAAATCATTGGTCTTGGTATGGGGGCTGATGATTATATTACCAAGCCATTTAGTCCTGGGGAGTTAGTGGCGAGAATCAAAGCACATCTTCGTCGATTTCAGACATTTTCATGGCAAAAAGAAGCGACCACTCATATCGTCCAGTTTGGAGATTTAAAATTAGATAATAAAAGGTTCGAGGTTTTTGTAAGAGGGGAGAAGGTAGATTTATCAGCAAAAGAATTTCAGTTGCTTCATCTACTTGTTTTAAATAGAGGACAAGTCTTCTCTAAGGAGCAAATATATGAAAAATTTGGGGCTATGGCCACTTCGGAGATTTAAATACTGTGACTGTTTATATTCGAAAAATCAGAGAGAAAATTGAAGTCGATTCATCAAATCCACAGTATCTTCAAACGGTATGGGGAATTGGCTATAAATTTAATGATTCGTTATGAAATCTAGCTTGAAATCAAGGCTAATCGTAGCTTTTTTATCTATTATTATTGTTCCTCTCCTTACAGTGTTTATCTCATTGTACATTGGCTCAGTCTACCTAGAAAGAGGTGGAGAAGATGAACTAGATACATTATTTACTGAGGTAAAGCAAGAGATAATAACGAATGAACCTGTCCTTCCTGATACAGAACTCTTTTATACAAACATCAAACCATTATTAGAACGTTATGATATTAATATGGTAATCTCTACAGAATCAGATGTTCTACTTTTTGATTCGAAAATGTACAGCCCTGCTGATAATATGAGAGAATTGCCAATCAATATCAATGCTTTTGAGGTTAAGGTACAGCCGAAAGTCAATGAAGTATGGATAGCAGAAATTGAAGCAAACTCATATGACCGAGAGCCCTTTAATGTTTTAAGAAATATTCTATATGTTCTTTTTATTAGTGTAGGATTCGGGATTCTTGTCATGTTAATCCTTATTGTAGTCTGGACTTGGTATATTTCAAGGACCATCCTTCTTCCTTTAAAGAATATTTACCAAGCAACTGAGGAAATGAGAGAAGGGAATATGGACTTTCCTATCCACTATAAGAGAAGAGATGAGCTTGGCAGATTTATTGAGGGTTTCAACTTAATGCGTCAGAATTTAAAGGACTCCTTTATCAAACAAAGGCAATATGAAGATGCTAGAAAAGAACTAATCGCAAGTATATCTCATGATTTACGTACACCACTGTCTTCTATTAAAGGCTATGTAGAAGGCCTTAGGGATGGAATTGTTCAAAATGAAGAGATGAAGTCCAGATATCTAAAGGTCATTCATGAAAAAACAGATCATCTTGATAAGCTAATTGAAGATTTGTTTATGTATTCAAAAATGGAAGCAGAAAAACTACCCATTAATAAGGAACTGGTTCGTACTGGAGAGTGCTTTGAGGAGTTATTTGAAAAGTATCAATTTGATTTGAAAAATAGAGGGATTAACATGTCCTACACTCTTCAAGTTACTTCAGCAGAAATTCTCATTGATCCAATAAGAATAGAACAGGTATTCAGCAATTTAATTGAAAATGCTGTACGTTATGGTAGTGATGAGATAATAATTGAAGTTCAAGAAGACCCGATAATCAATAGTGTTGTGATTAGAGTAAAAGATAACGGACAAGGAATAGAACCAAAAGACTTAGCTTATATATTTAATCCGTTTTATCGAGGTGAAAAATCGCGGTCAACTAAGCTAGGGAGTTCAGGGCTAGGACTATCTATTGTGAAATATATCATAAATGCACATGATGGAAATATCAGTGTTAAAAGTGAGATTGGAAAAGGTAGTGTCTTTGTATTTACCATTGGGTTGCTGTAAGTATATTAAAATGTTTGATAGCTAAGAACAGTAAGAGCTGTAGGATTATTTTCTACAGTTCTTTTTAGTGCAAAAATAATTGCTAGTATTTACTGTCTACTACTTTTAAGTTGAAAGTGTTAAGATTATTACTGGGAGATGTAGAAATATGTCGAATGGGAGGGGGAGTCAAGTGAATATTAAGAGTGGTGTTAAGGGACTTGATTTCATACTGCAAGGTGGTATTCCCTTGCATTCTAGCGTTCTGTTAGAAGGCTCCCCAGGAACGGGAAAAACAACATTAGGTATACAATTTCTTGTTGAAGGAGCAAAAAATAATGAGCCTGGAATTTATTTGTCCTTTGAGGAATTCCCAAGCCAAATCTATCAAGATATGAAGCCATTTGGTTGGAATTTGGATCAATATGAGGATAATAAATTAATTAGAGTCATTGGAATATCTCCGGAAACGATAGTTAAAGATATGTTAAATCCTGATGGACTATTTGAAAAGCTCATTAATGAATTGGGCTGTAAAAGGTTAGTCCTGGATAGTTTAAGTGTGATAAATTATTTGATTCGGGATGAATATGAATTGCGTAGCTCAGTTTATACATTTCGTAACATTTTACGTAAAAAAGGAATAACTTCGTTAATTATTACGGAGGAAAATGACAATAATTGCTTTGAACATTACATCTTTGATGGAGTTATAAAGCTAAGGAAAACCGATATTTTAGAGGGTGTTCCACAGAGGACAATAGAAATTCTGAAAATGCGAGGAGCAGATTTCATACAAGGTAGTCACACTTATCGTTTAACAAATAATGAAGGTGTATATCTTGTACCTATGAACCGCAATATCAGAAATATTCCATTAGTTGGTACAGAAAATATTCCAACGGGTGTGAAGGGAATAGATATGATCCTAGGTGGGGGAATTCCTAAAGGTGAAATTTATTTAATCGATGTGGATAGTCATTCGAATTATAAATATATACTTATAGCCTTAATGGTAAATCAGCTAAAACGTGGAGATAAAGTGTTTGTTTTATTACCTGATGATTTAACAATATCGTTATTAAGTAGCTTTTTTGAACAATACGGACTTCAACTATATAATTTAATAAAAAAACAAGATTTACTTATTATAGACCAATTTAACCGCATAACTGATAAAGAACTGCATCCTTATATTCTAAAGGTAGATGAACTATCAAATGAGGAGTTCAGTAACTTTATTCAGAAGAATATCAGAAATATCCTATTGGAACGAAAAAATAAGGGAGAAAACTGGCTAATTATATATGATATGAATGCAGCTCTTCATCTAAGAGGAGAACAGTATATCAAGAACATCCTTCCTTTAGTAACATCTATTACCCGAGGCCTAGAATTTACCTCTATTAGGATATGCAACACCAGGGAAACTTCCACTGTAACCTCTGAGCAGATAAAACGAAAATCTACAGGAATTATTAAAATATGGTCAGATAGTAAGTATCAATATGTTAAGGTTGACAAATCACCAAATGGCTTTACATCTAGGCCATATATAATGGAAGAGATAGAAGAGCAGCCTTATTTTAAATTTGTGTAAAAGGTGATTAAATGGAAAGGTACAATAAAGTTCTTAAAGACGAGTGTATTCAGTACTTTAGCTCTAACCCATATTCTGTTGAAACAATATTAAGTGTTAGCAGAAGAATTGGTAGAGATAAAGATATTTTAGGACGTACATTAGAGTCTTTGAGTAAAGAGATGTTTATCAATAAAGTTGAATTGAACGGTGAATACTATTACTCGTTATCTACCACACCAATTCCCTCAAAAAAAAATGAGTATCCCGAAAGTTACTTAAATGACTTTAAACTCCTCACTTCTCGCGAAAAAGAGGTATTTTATCAGTTAGTAGATGGCCATTCTAATGGCCAAATTGCCCAGAATTTAATTATTTCACCAGATACGGTTAAAAATCATATTTCAAATATATACCGTAAACTAAAAGTTAATGATCGAGTAAGCCTCATAAAGATGTATTTCGTCAATATAGAATAAGTACAGTGCCTCTTCGATTGGAAGGGGTATTTTTTTATCTAGGAAGTTATGACTAGACATCTTTTTTTTTGAAAAAAAGATAGGTAAGAAAGGTGATAGGTTTATATCCATTTATATTACAAAATAGGACTATACAACTAATAAATAGCTATGGGAGGATACATTATGGAAAGTTTTGATCATCAGAATATGCTAAAAGTTGTGGTTTTTAAAATTGGTAATGAAGAATATGGGTTGTCAATTGATCAGGTAGTGTCCATTGAAAGGATGCAACAAATTACAACCGTACCTAAAACTCCAGATTATGTTAGAGGGATCACAACTATTAGAGGATTAGTGACACCCGTTGTTGATTTACGTAAGGTGATGAATGTAGATACACATGATAGTGAATATTCACGTCTAATTATTGTGAAAATTGAGGAGCAGTCCATAGGTTTGGTAGTAGATTCCGCAACAGATGTGTTAGATATCCCAAGTGAAACAATACAGCAACCTAACCTCTCAACCTCGGATACCGACTATCTTCTAGGTGTCTCAAAGCTTAATAACCGCTTGATTTTACTAGTACATACTGAATTTCTTTTAAAGAATCTTTCAAGTATCCAGGAAATAAAAGAATTAGTTACTAATCATGAATAAGGGGAGATAAAAGTGAAATCCATTCGAACGAAATTATTACTTGGTTTTGGAGTTATTCTGTTATTAGTTGTATCTATGTCAGCTTTTACAATCTTCAATTCAATAAAAAATAACAACATAGCTAGTGAATTAGTTACAGATGACCTTGAAGAGTTAATTATATATGAAACCCTTCGATATAATATAGCGGAACGACTTTCTGTAACGAGAGGTTATTTATTATATGGTGATATAGAACTTAAGGAAAAGTTTTTTCAATATACTGAAGAAAGTCAGAGATTAGAGAAAGAATTAGAGAAATATTTATCAGAAAGTGAAAGCGAGCTTGCTTATGAAATTATTGAAAAAAGCAAGGCATGGGGCGATTATACGCAAGAAAAAGTCTATGATATTTACTCTTTAAACAAAGTGGTTGCAGATGAAAATAATAAGCTGGGTAGACCACAAGCAGAAGAACTTATGGATTTATTAGGAACAGCAGTAAAAAACAAGACAATGGAAGTAGATAAGTTAGGAAATCAAATTCTTAGTAATGCAAAGGCTACAGAGAGGTCAAACCTTGTGATTGCAATTATCGTTTTACTTTCAGGCATTGGAATTGCACTTCTCGTTGCAAGAATTATTATAAAACCGATCTTACAAGTAGTAGACCGATTACAGCTTGTTGCTGAAGGTGATTTTTCAGGGGAAGATATAGTAACAAAGTCAAAAGACGAAGTAGGTACTTTAGTTAATACAATGAATAAGATGGTCTCTGGACTAAGAGAAGTCATCCAGAAAGTACGCTACACGTCAGAACAAGTCGCTGCTTCTTCAGAAGAGCTTACTGCAAGTGCAGAACAAACAAGTAAAGCTACGGAACAAATTTCTATCGCAATACAAGAAGTTTCTGAAGGTTCTACCCAACAAGTGTCAACTGTCACACAAACAAACGACATTGTTGTCGAGATTTCTAAAGGTATGGAACAAGTGGCCAATTCAATACAATCAGTAGCAGAGTTAACAGTTGAAACAACTGAAAAGTCAACAACAGGTAACGCGGTTGTAAATCGAACAATTGATCAGATGAATGATGTTCAAAAACAGGTAGCAGAAACATCTGCTGTTATAAATGCATTAGGTGCTAAATCTAATGAGATAGGTCAAATTGTTGATCTTATTACTCAAATTGCAAACCAAACCAACCTGTTAGCTTTAAATGCTGCAATAGAAGCTGCCAGAGCTGGAGAACATGGACGTGGATTTGCAGTTGTTGCAGATGAAGTAAGAAAGCTTGCTGAACAGTCAGGACATGCAGCTGGTCAAATTAGTAATATAGTAGCTCAGATTCAAGATGAGTCGTTAAAAGCAGTAGAGTCCATGGAATTAGGAACTACTTCTGTTGTTGAAGGTATTGATATGGTACGTCAAACTGGTGAATCTTTCAAAGATATTACTAAGATGATTGAAGTCATTTCATCACAATCACAGGAAGTATCGGCTATTGTAGAACAAGTGAATGCGGGATCATCAGGAATGGTTCAAATGATAGAAGATGTTGCAAATATTAGTGAACAGTCAGCTGGAAATTCACAAAATGTAGCTGCTTCAGCAGAGGAACAACTTGCATCTATGGAAGAAATCGCATCTTCAGCAAACTCATTATCACAAATGGCAGAAGAGTTACAAAACCTAGTTAGAAAGTTTAAGATCTAATAAGCACTTTAACATATAGGATAATCTTTCAGTGATTATTCTATATGTTATTTAATAGGGTTGAACTATTTGTAGGAAGGAGGAGTTGTTATGCATTATTGTATTGGTGATTTGAAGCATAATAAAGGACTGTCACCTTTTGTGGATAATCTTTTGAAATCGATAAGTGAATTAATCAGCTGTCATACCATCTTTATTTCAAATAATGGTGAGATTCTAAAAGTACATACTCCTAAACAAGAAGAAGTATTAGAAAAAGCAATACTAAAATATGTTAACCGCTTTAAAGAAGTTGCAAATGAATATGAGCCAGTACCCATTATCCTTCAAACTTCATTAGATCAAGAATTTACTTTTCAAGAAAAAGTCCTCGTTTTAAGGGAGCTGGGTGCGGATATAAACTTTGTTGCTATTCCTATCTACCTACCCAATCAACAGTTATTTGGGGCAATTTTGGTAGTCGGTACACATGATTTCCCCTTCCAACCTGCACATATTTCCATGCTACAGAGTTTTGCACAGTTAATTACACAAACTATACTTTGTGAAAACAGATCTCTCCGTGATAGATTAACAGGACTTTATAATCGAGATTATTTGCTTAAAAACT
This window harbors:
- a CDS encoding ABC transporter permease, yielding MTTLLNLIRNENMKLYKRTGTWVMVGIIVLVVLGLGLFSKFVLDSTINTNWKEELIAENEQLQQTVAASPLMGVGENYVKQQIEINNYRIENDIPPVHSESLWGFMIDTTNFTGLAALFTIVIAAGIVASEFSWGTIKLLLIRPVSRSKVLLSKYISTLLFAFFNLGLLFGFSFIVGSLLFGFEGAEQPYLVYTDGTVIEKNMITHIISLLGINSIDLLMMATLAFMISTVFRSSSLAIGISIFLMFTGPQIVQLLSKYEWVKYVLFANTNFQQYFNGIPLVEGMSITFSIIVLCVYYVGFIALTWIIFKKRDVAA
- a CDS encoding sensor histidine kinase, with the protein product MKSSLKSRLIVAFLSIIIVPLLTVFISLYIGSVYLERGGEDELDTLFTEVKQEIITNEPVLPDTELFYTNIKPLLERYDINMVISTESDVLLFDSKMYSPADNMRELPININAFEVKVQPKVNEVWIAEIEANSYDREPFNVLRNILYVLFISVGFGILVMLILIVVWTWYISRTILLPLKNIYQATEEMREGNMDFPIHYKRRDELGRFIEGFNLMRQNLKDSFIKQRQYEDARKELIASISHDLRTPLSSIKGYVEGLRDGIVQNEEMKSRYLKVIHEKTDHLDKLIEDLFMYSKMEAEKLPINKELVRTGECFEELFEKYQFDLKNRGINMSYTLQVTSAEILIDPIRIEQVFSNLIENAVRYGSDEIIIEVQEDPIINSVVIRVKDNGQGIEPKDLAYIFNPFYRGEKSRSTKLGSSGLGLSIVKYIINAHDGNISVKSEIGKGSVFVFTIGLL
- a CDS encoding methyl-accepting chemotaxis protein; the encoded protein is MKSIRTKLLLGFGVILLLVVSMSAFTIFNSIKNNNIASELVTDDLEELIIYETLRYNIAERLSVTRGYLLYGDIELKEKFFQYTEESQRLEKELEKYLSESESELAYEIIEKSKAWGDYTQEKVYDIYSLNKVVADENNKLGRPQAEELMDLLGTAVKNKTMEVDKLGNQILSNAKATERSNLVIAIIVLLSGIGIALLVARIIIKPILQVVDRLQLVAEGDFSGEDIVTKSKDEVGTLVNTMNKMVSGLREVIQKVRYTSEQVAASSEELTASAEQTSKATEQISIAIQEVSEGSTQQVSTVTQTNDIVVEISKGMEQVANSIQSVAELTVETTEKSTTGNAVVNRTIDQMNDVQKQVAETSAVINALGAKSNEIGQIVDLITQIANQTNLLALNAAIEAARAGEHGRGFAVVADEVRKLAEQSGHAAGQISNIVAQIQDESLKAVESMELGTTSVVEGIDMVRQTGESFKDITKMIEVISSQSQEVSAIVEQVNAGSSGMVQMIEDVANISEQSAGNSQNVAASAEEQLASMEEIASSANSLSQMAEELQNLVRKFKI
- a CDS encoding ABC transporter ATP-binding protein, producing the protein MNKQTVVELINVKKRIGKSEIIKGISLKVYPGEVFGFLGSNGAGKTTTIRMMVGLMDITEGEILINDLSIKSNFEKAIAHVGGIIENPEMYKFMSGYDNLVHYARMAPTRISQERMNEIVNLVGLEKSIMKKVGSYSLGMRQRLGLAQALLHSPKLLILDEPTNGLDPAGIREIRNYIRRIAHEENIAVFVSSHLLSEMQLMCDRIGIIQHGKLISVETVGDFVGSSVKENTSFYVKEVKKAAEIIKSNFEKLDVKKGQDFVSLTVEKDQIADINEVLVKNNIKVYGITSTQTTLEEKFLEITEGK
- a CDS encoding ATPase domain-containing protein; its protein translation is MNIKSGVKGLDFILQGGIPLHSSVLLEGSPGTGKTTLGIQFLVEGAKNNEPGIYLSFEEFPSQIYQDMKPFGWNLDQYEDNKLIRVIGISPETIVKDMLNPDGLFEKLINELGCKRLVLDSLSVINYLIRDEYELRSSVYTFRNILRKKGITSLIITEENDNNCFEHYIFDGVIKLRKTDILEGVPQRTIEILKMRGADFIQGSHTYRLTNNEGVYLVPMNRNIRNIPLVGTENIPTGVKGIDMILGGGIPKGEIYLIDVDSHSNYKYILIALMVNQLKRGDKVFVLLPDDLTISLLSSFFEQYGLQLYNLIKKQDLLIIDQFNRITDKELHPYILKVDELSNEEFSNFIQKNIRNILLERKNKGENWLIIYDMNAALHLRGEQYIKNILPLVTSITRGLEFTSIRICNTRETSTVTSEQIKRKSTGIIKIWSDSKYQYVKVDKSPNGFTSRPYIMEEIEEQPYFKFV
- a CDS encoding chemotaxis protein CheW — protein: MESFDHQNMLKVVVFKIGNEEYGLSIDQVVSIERMQQITTVPKTPDYVRGITTIRGLVTPVVDLRKVMNVDTHDSEYSRLIIVKIEEQSIGLVVDSATDVLDIPSETIQQPNLSTSDTDYLLGVSKLNNRLILLVHTEFLLKNLSSIQEIKELVTNHE
- a CDS encoding response regulator transcription factor, translating into MERYNKVLKDECIQYFSSNPYSVETILSVSRRIGRDKDILGRTLESLSKEMFINKVELNGEYYYSLSTTPIPSKKNEYPESYLNDFKLLTSREKEVFYQLVDGHSNGQIAQNLIISPDTVKNHISNIYRKLKVNDRVSLIKMYFVNIE
- a CDS encoding TniQ family protein; translated protein: MERNYQGIKKRSAFFNIPAIGVYTKDIECLTSYISRLCELHNITVGVFVEKVIFPQTPKQKLLSKTGNHFGKKSAALNNSHASAKEIVRIIKILTGNKIVNLLTLVDYNSVFSKFELDGVKKWCPRCLEDWEKSREPLYSKLLWCFKEVKVCIEHRCMLLSSCFKCDTLQLPIHAKGREGYCQKCQVFLGEGAANSLTKEDDCFLWNEWLVKNIGELISLDTMERKVIKNNKDSIHTFLNEIKERTGLTKNLIAKEGKFDPGNFCYWQRGETKPSLLSLSRLCYMTNTSLLDYFTEQYLLKPPLKRLPKYLESPKNVNKSKYKDEELKKILKIIIAENVSEPPSLSQVARSLGYKKPETIKLRFPQECDIIIDRYQSHRAKATKEKRINIKNDIRRTILELIDQNIYPSYTSVGESLKNPSLFRNNIYKEMVKEIFNELNIIPRPRYYGGSRSMN